The genomic region TGTGTGCAACTTTAGAGGTTTTCTTCGATATGTCAGTCCCTTTTGTTATTGCTAAGTTAATTGACCAAGGGGTACAAGCTGGGAACTTGGCTGTTGCCATGAAGTATGGTATCTTGATGTTGGTTCTTGCCACATGTGGTTTAACAACTGGTTTCTTGGCTGGTAAATTCGCTGCGCAAGCCTCAGCAGGATTTGCCGCTAATTTGCGTGAAGGAATGTATGATAATATTCAAACCTTTGCCTTTTCAAATATTGATAAATACAGTACAGCTGGTCTTGTCACTCGTATGACAACAGACGTTACAAATGTGCAAAATGCTTATCAAATGATTATTCGTATCGTTGTGCGTGCACCACTGACAATCGTTGTTAGTATGATTATGTGTTTTGTGGTAGACCAACGTTTGAGTTTGATTTTCCTTGCGGCTGTCTTGATTTTGGGAGCATCGCTTCTATTTATCATGCGTAAGGCTATGACAACTTTCAATTACGTTTTCCGTAAATACGATGATTTGAATGCTAGTGTTCAGGAAAATATTTCTGCCATTCGTGTGGTTAAAGCATTTGTACGTGAAAAATATGAAAATAAAAAATTCACGAAGGCTGCTGAAAATATTTACCGTTTATTTGTTAAAGCTGAGAAAATCATCATTTTCAACGTGCCAGTTATGATGTTTATCATCTTTGGTTGTATTATCTGCTTATCATGGTTTGGAGCACAATTCATCGTTGGTGGTACACTGACAACGGGTGAATTGACATCCCTAATGTCTTACATCTTTGCCATGATGATGTCTCTTATGATGTTGTCAATGATTATGGTTATGGTTTCAATGAGTACAGCCAGTGCCGAACGTATTGCAGAAGTGCTTAATGAAAAAGCTGATATCGTGAACCCTAAAAATCCATTGATGGAAGTTCCAAATGGAAACATCGAGTTTAACCACGTGCATTTTTCATACAAACACGGTGATGGAGAAGAAGTGCTATCTGATATCGACCTTAGTGTTAAATCTGGTGAAATCATCGGTGTTATCGGTGGTACTGGTTCAGGTAAGACATCTTTTGCTAATTTGATTTCTCGTCTTTATGATGTGGATGCAGGGTCAGTCAAAGTTGGTGGACACGATGTTCGCGAATACGATTTGGAAGTTCTTCGTGACCAAGTAGCTGTAGTGCTTCAAAAAAATGTCCTTTTCTCAGGAACTATTCTTGATAACCTTCGTTGGGGGAATGAAAATGCGACTGACGAAGAATGTATGGAAGCTTGTCGCCAAGCTTGTGCAGATGAATTTATCGAACGTTTCCCTGACAAATACAATACATGGATTGAACAAGGCGGAAGCAATGTCTCTGGTGGTCAAAAACAACGTCTTTGTATCGCCCGTGCATTGCTTAAAAAACCAAAAGTTTTGATTTTGGATGATTCAACAAGTGCCGTTGATACTGCCACAGATGCCAATATCCGTCGTTCATTTGAAGAAACAATTCCAGGAACAACAAAAATCATCATTGCTCAACGTATTTCAAGTGTGCAACACGCTGATAAAATTTTGGTTCTTGATGATGGTAAAATCTCAGGCTTTGCTAGCCACGATGAGTTACTACAAACAAACGCTATCTACCGTGAAATCAATGAGGTTCAACAACAAGGTAGCGGTGATTTTGATGAGGAAGGAGGTAATAACTAATGGCTCAACCTAAAAAAGAAGTGAACAAACAAGCCACACTAAAACGTGTTTTGGCTTATGTGATTAAGAATTATAAATGGCGTTTCATGGCTGTTTTCGTCTTGATTTTGATTGCTGCGCTTTGTATGGTTCGTTTTAGTTTGTTCATGCAAACCTTGATTGATAGTTATGTCACA from Streptococcus lutetiensis harbors:
- a CDS encoding ABC transporter ATP-binding protein, with the protein product MIKTLLAQVKEYKTPSLLAPLCATLEVFFDMSVPFVIAKLIDQGVQAGNLAVAMKYGILMLVLATCGLTTGFLAGKFAAQASAGFAANLREGMYDNIQTFAFSNIDKYSTAGLVTRMTTDVTNVQNAYQMIIRIVVRAPLTIVVSMIMCFVVDQRLSLIFLAAVLILGASLLFIMRKAMTTFNYVFRKYDDLNASVQENISAIRVVKAFVREKYENKKFTKAAENIYRLFVKAEKIIIFNVPVMMFIIFGCIICLSWFGAQFIVGGTLTTGELTSLMSYIFAMMMSLMMLSMIMVMVSMSTASAERIAEVLNEKADIVNPKNPLMEVPNGNIEFNHVHFSYKHGDGEEVLSDIDLSVKSGEIIGVIGGTGSGKTSFANLISRLYDVDAGSVKVGGHDVREYDLEVLRDQVAVVLQKNVLFSGTILDNLRWGNENATDEECMEACRQACADEFIERFPDKYNTWIEQGGSNVSGGQKQRLCIARALLKKPKVLILDDSTSAVDTATDANIRRSFEETIPGTTKIIIAQRISSVQHADKILVLDDGKISGFASHDELLQTNAIYREINEVQQQGSGDFDEEGGNN